A single region of the Populus nigra chromosome 2, ddPopNigr1.1, whole genome shotgun sequence genome encodes:
- the LOC133681546 gene encoding uncharacterized protein LOC133681546 isoform X2 yields MDAIPSFKLILGSASFSRRKILEEMGYEFTISTADIDEKSIREEKPEDLVMTLAEAKADAIIANLRTTTMNNQQDKDEEPTILVAADTVVVYEGAIREKPASKEEAWEFIKGYSGGHAATVGSVLVTNLKTGFRKGEWDRVEIYFHEIPDEVIEKLIEEGIVLRVAGGLIIEHPLVLPYIKEVVGTTDSVMGLPKALTKKLIEEAL; encoded by the exons ATGGATGCCATTCCTTCTTTTaag TTAATATTGGGTTCGGCCTCATTTTCACGAAGGAAAATATTAGAAGAGATGGGATATGAATTCACAATCTCT ACTGCAGATATTGATGAAAAGAGCATTCGCGAAGAAAAACCAGAAGATTTAGTAATGACTCTTGCTGAGGCCAAG GCTGATGCTATTATAGCAAATTTACGAACTACTACTATGAATAATCAACAAGACAAGGATGAGGAACCCACTATTTTGGTTGCCGCCGACACt GTGGTAGTCTATGAAGGTGCGATCAGGGAAAAGCCAGCCAGCAAGGAAGAAGCATGGGAATTTATAAAAG GGTATTCTGGGGGACACGCTGCAACTGTGGGATCAGTTCTTGTCACAAATCTTAAAACTGGATTCAGGAAAGGAGAATGGGACAGAGTGGAG ATCTATTTCCACGAAATACCAGATGAAGTCATTGAGAAGCTG ATTGAAGAGGGAATTGTGCTCAGAGTTGCCGGGGGGCTAATAATTGAGCATCCTTTGGTATTGCCCTACATTAAAGAAGTG GTGGGGACAACTGATAGCGTGATGGGACTCCCCAAAGCTCTCACTAAAAAACTCATTGAGGAGGCTCTCTag
- the LOC133681546 gene encoding uncharacterized protein LOC133681546 isoform X3, producing MDAIPSFKLILGSASFSRRKILEEMGYEFTISTADIDEKSIREEKPEDLVMTLAEAKADTILQKLPISDYTKDAEPTLLITADQVVVYEGAIREKPASKEEAWEFIKGYSGGHAATVGSVLVTNLKTGFRKGEWDRVEIYFHEIPDEVIEKLIEEGIVLRVAGGLIIEHPLVLPYIKEVVGTTDSVMGLPKALTKKLIEEAL from the exons ATGGATGCCATTCCTTCTTTTaag TTAATATTGGGTTCGGCCTCATTTTCACGAAGGAAAATATTAGAAGAGATGGGATATGAATTCACAATCTCT ACTGCAGATATTGATGAAAAGAGCATTCGCGAAGAAAAACCAGAAGATTTAGTAATGACTCTTGCTGAGGCCAAG GCTGACACTATTTTGCAAAAGCTCCCAATCAGTGACTACACTAAGGATGCTGAACCAACATTGTTAATTACTGCAGATCAA GTGGTAGTCTATGAAGGTGCGATCAGGGAAAAGCCAGCCAGCAAGGAAGAAGCATGGGAATTTATAAAAG GGTATTCTGGGGGACACGCTGCAACTGTGGGATCAGTTCTTGTCACAAATCTTAAAACTGGATTCAGGAAAGGAGAATGGGACAGAGTGGAG ATCTATTTCCACGAAATACCAGATGAAGTCATTGAGAAGCTG ATTGAAGAGGGAATTGTGCTCAGAGTTGCCGGGGGGCTAATAATTGAGCATCCTTTGGTATTGCCCTACATTAAAGAAGTG GTGGGGACAACTGATAGCGTGATGGGACTCCCCAAAGCTCTCACTAAAAAACTCATTGAGGAGGCTCTCTag
- the LOC133681546 gene encoding uncharacterized protein LOC133681546 isoform X1, which produces MDAIPSFKLILGSASFSRRKILEEMGYEFTISTADIDEKSIREEKPEDLVMTLAEAKADAIIANLRTTTMNNQQDKDEEPTILVAADTADTILQKLPISDYTKDAEPTLLITADQVVVYEGAIREKPASKEEAWEFIKGYSGGHAATVGSVLVTNLKTGFRKGEWDRVEIYFHEIPDEVIEKLIEEGIVLRVAGGLIIEHPLVLPYIKEVVGTTDSVMGLPKALTKKLIEEAL; this is translated from the exons ATGGATGCCATTCCTTCTTTTaag TTAATATTGGGTTCGGCCTCATTTTCACGAAGGAAAATATTAGAAGAGATGGGATATGAATTCACAATCTCT ACTGCAGATATTGATGAAAAGAGCATTCGCGAAGAAAAACCAGAAGATTTAGTAATGACTCTTGCTGAGGCCAAG GCTGATGCTATTATAGCAAATTTACGAACTACTACTATGAATAATCAACAAGACAAGGATGAGGAACCCACTATTTTGGTTGCCGCCGACACt GCTGACACTATTTTGCAAAAGCTCCCAATCAGTGACTACACTAAGGATGCTGAACCAACATTGTTAATTACTGCAGATCAA GTGGTAGTCTATGAAGGTGCGATCAGGGAAAAGCCAGCCAGCAAGGAAGAAGCATGGGAATTTATAAAAG GGTATTCTGGGGGACACGCTGCAACTGTGGGATCAGTTCTTGTCACAAATCTTAAAACTGGATTCAGGAAAGGAGAATGGGACAGAGTGGAG ATCTATTTCCACGAAATACCAGATGAAGTCATTGAGAAGCTG ATTGAAGAGGGAATTGTGCTCAGAGTTGCCGGGGGGCTAATAATTGAGCATCCTTTGGTATTGCCCTACATTAAAGAAGTG GTGGGGACAACTGATAGCGTGATGGGACTCCCCAAAGCTCTCACTAAAAAACTCATTGAGGAGGCTCTCTag